The Corynebacterium suranareeae genome window below encodes:
- a CDS encoding lipocalin family protein, whose protein sequence is MRILSKFAAAVLLSVVSLSATATAQAQDIFDGGRLTGGSSQVSNLSSVPENLALPEVENSIDLERYKGTWYQVAAIPQPFSLQCSHDVTADYGVIDSDTISVTNKCGTFFGPSVIEGSAKVVSNASLKVNFPGVPFQSEDNQANYRVTYIEDDYSLAIVGSPSRSSGFILSRTPQLSSDQWSHVRTITEDRGWWPCAFITVPATGGLNTATPLCTL, encoded by the coding sequence ATGCGAATTTTAAGCAAGTTTGCCGCTGCGGTTCTACTCTCAGTGGTTTCACTTTCAGCAACAGCGACAGCACAAGCCCAAGACATTTTTGACGGCGGACGACTTACAGGTGGCTCCTCGCAGGTATCTAACCTAAGTTCGGTTCCTGAAAACCTAGCGCTGCCCGAAGTTGAAAATAGCATTGACCTAGAACGCTACAAAGGCACGTGGTATCAAGTCGCAGCAATTCCCCAACCATTCTCTTTACAGTGCTCACATGACGTTACCGCTGATTACGGCGTGATCGATTCGGACACAATCTCTGTAACAAATAAGTGTGGCACTTTCTTTGGGCCTTCAGTTATTGAAGGCAGCGCTAAAGTAGTTTCCAATGCTTCACTAAAGGTTAACTTCCCAGGTGTTCCATTTCAGAGTGAAGACAATCAAGCAAACTACCGCGTGACCTATATCGAAGATGATTATTCACTAGCAATCGTCGGCAGCCCCAGCCGTTCCTCAGGATTTATACTATCCCGCACGCCACAACTCAGTAGTGACCAATGGTCTCACGTTCGGACCATTACAGAGGACCGTGGGTGGTGGCCATGCGCATTCATTACAGTCCCAGCGACAGGTGGCTTAAACACCGCCACTCCGCTCTGCACACTTTAA
- a CDS encoding ABC transporter permease — protein sequence MSSVNDLFAKPYENADLVVTVSAKNEDVFADFEQQLAATPGVEALAFDQNFAASVKQSDGIYASTSVQSISEGPLQWRPIIEGRLPQGPGEIAVTTAPDAPEVGEHVAVRLSQNTEDTDVVVVGVVEPAAQETLGGAPVIVASPDALAQWNSASVRGEFRVATTNPTALETASFTDATVVVDSAEGHVDKLADSYLGQRDRYFLLLAAFVVVAAAVAFLVVFSAYSVLTGERVREFGLIRSVGASTPQILGSVIFEAGLLGVVAAGFGAPAGLLAARMLADNASRFGIRVPIEVIDLPSTTMWLIAGVGVLMSVAAALPAVLSVCRKSAVASLSTPAISRTSPWISALWLLLGGIIGAAGVWAYGATADYRGMRAVALSISASGALVCALLIATAVIVPWLLQVFSRILGGTIPTIQLGLAFAAKQKSRSAALIAVILAGSALSSAVLHGQAHIGSHLVSVAKGMGGTDMMVTALDGEIPDGMLEEISSIDGVHTALAPATTAIELDDSGSLSVLMVSEEDGASVMRAGDTGAPTGGLVLGRNAPEKDAYPTGEVSDITVANTPTQAQIFHSDNYFSMIDPALAAELGPSTTRNLLILLDGPANQAPDNATAQAVRKTISLFDGRYSITEGFSARQNTFELVSRITTMSTLLAIVALAIAAVGLINTVALTIAERARDRYLLRTIGLTSPGQILVMAIEMIALSLPAAIVGAVSGGFLGRFVASSATSSTSTSSPLQEEILGGTILAVVVGSVLCALIVMAKTWRRVV from the coding sequence GTGTCTAGTGTCAATGATCTTTTTGCTAAGCCATATGAAAACGCTGATCTTGTAGTTACAGTATCGGCAAAAAATGAAGACGTCTTTGCTGACTTTGAACAACAACTAGCTGCGACACCAGGCGTTGAAGCCCTTGCTTTTGACCAGAACTTTGCAGCTTCGGTAAAGCAATCTGATGGAATTTATGCCAGCACTTCGGTGCAGTCGATTTCAGAAGGTCCCTTGCAGTGGCGGCCGATCATTGAAGGTCGATTGCCTCAAGGGCCTGGTGAAATTGCGGTTACCACTGCACCTGATGCACCAGAAGTTGGTGAGCATGTGGCTGTTCGACTTTCACAAAACACTGAAGATACTGATGTCGTGGTTGTTGGTGTGGTCGAACCCGCCGCACAGGAAACTTTAGGTGGTGCGCCTGTTATTGTCGCCTCCCCTGATGCGCTTGCGCAATGGAATTCTGCTAGCGTGCGCGGTGAATTCCGCGTAGCCACAACTAACCCAACTGCTCTGGAAACAGCAAGCTTTACCGACGCTACGGTGGTGGTTGATTCGGCGGAGGGGCACGTCGATAAGCTTGCTGATTCTTATTTGGGTCAGCGGGATCGCTATTTTTTGCTGCTTGCAGCGTTTGTGGTGGTAGCTGCTGCGGTGGCGTTTTTGGTGGTGTTTTCTGCGTATTCGGTGCTCACGGGTGAGCGAGTCAGGGAGTTTGGACTGATTCGTTCAGTGGGTGCGTCGACGCCACAGATTTTGGGGTCGGTGATTTTTGAGGCTGGCCTATTAGGTGTTGTTGCTGCTGGTTTCGGTGCGCCTGCTGGATTGTTGGCGGCACGGATGTTGGCGGATAATGCGTCGCGTTTTGGGATTCGCGTGCCCATTGAGGTGATCGATCTACCCTCGACCACGATGTGGCTGATCGCCGGTGTCGGAGTGCTGATGTCTGTTGCTGCCGCGCTTCCTGCGGTGTTGAGTGTGTGTCGGAAATCGGCGGTGGCATCGCTGAGCACGCCGGCTATTTCGCGGACTTCACCGTGGATCAGCGCGCTGTGGTTGCTGCTTGGAGGCATAATCGGCGCCGCCGGGGTGTGGGCGTATGGCGCGACCGCTGATTACCGAGGTATGCGCGCGGTTGCTTTATCCATCTCCGCTTCAGGAGCTTTGGTCTGCGCATTATTGATCGCCACGGCCGTGATTGTGCCCTGGCTGTTGCAGGTTTTCTCCAGGATTTTAGGCGGCACCATCCCCACGATCCAGCTGGGATTAGCGTTTGCGGCGAAGCAGAAATCTCGCTCGGCAGCGCTGATCGCCGTGATCCTTGCCGGTTCCGCATTAAGTTCTGCGGTATTGCACGGCCAAGCGCATATCGGTTCGCATCTAGTTTCCGTGGCTAAGGGCATGGGCGGTACCGACATGATGGTCACCGCGCTTGACGGGGAAATTCCAGACGGGATGTTGGAAGAAATTTCCTCAATAGATGGCGTGCACACCGCTCTCGCACCCGCCACCACAGCAATCGAATTGGATGACTCCGGCAGCTTATCCGTGCTCATGGTTTCCGAGGAAGACGGCGCTTCCGTCATGCGTGCAGGCGATACCGGCGCACCAACCGGCGGCCTCGTATTGGGCAGAAACGCCCCTGAGAAGGACGCTTACCCCACTGGCGAGGTCTCAGACATCACCGTCGCCAACACTCCAACGCAGGCACAAATCTTCCACAGCGACAACTATTTCTCCATGATCGACCCCGCACTCGCCGCCGAGCTCGGCCCCAGCACCACGCGCAACCTGCTCATACTTCTCGACGGCCCCGCCAACCAAGCCCCCGACAACGCCACAGCGCAGGCAGTACGCAAGACCATTTCGCTTTTCGACGGACGATACTCCATCACCGAGGGCTTCTCCGCCCGCCAAAACACTTTCGAACTAGTTTCGCGTATCACCACGATGTCCACACTGCTCGCCATTGTTGCCTTAGCGATCGCCGCCGTAGGACTAATCAACACCGTGGCGCTAACCATTGCCGAACGTGCCCGCGACCGCTACCTGCTACGCACCATCGGCCTGACTTCACCTGGTCAAATCCTTGTGATGGCAATTGAAATGATCGCACTCTCCTTACCCGCCGCTATTGTTGGTGCAGTTTCGGGAGGGTTCTTAGGCAGATTCGTTGCCAGTTCCGCCACTAGTAGCACCTCTACGTCGAGCCCACTTCAAGAGGAAATTCTCGGAGGAACGATACTCGCGGTGGTGGTTGGATCCGTGCTGTGCGCGCTCATCGTAATGGCTAAAACCTGGCGTCGGGTGGTCTAA
- a CDS encoding SDR family oxidoreductase: MDNQLPPTLHYQAQNPHRRVLVTGATGYIGGRLITELLAAGFQVRATSRKKTSLQRFDWYEDVEAVEADLTDVAELDTLFKDVDVVYYLVHSMGGKDVDFEEQEQLTAENVIQASDQAGIKQIVYLSGLHPRDREIEELSKHMRSREKVAQILLAGQTPALILRAATIIGSGSASFEIIRHLTERLPRMIAPQWITNQIEPLAIRDVLHYLISAADLMVPVNRSCDIGCGKSYEFADLLRIYADVRGLKRHVNSVPLNLPMDRLSGLWISLVTPVPFQLSFPLAQSMAEDAVTEEHSIRDIISDPPDGFIEYREAVELALAAEVDRGVPTSWDRSWTVQQPWASQPTDPEWAGKAVYEDVRTEDTDLRAAQVWPIIEGLGGVNGWYSAPLLWRLRGIADKLIGGPGLGGRRDPRHLKLGDRIDWWRVTEIDPPHRLVLTAEMKVDGGAWLILEVEDKENGGSTYTQRAIFEPKGLPGYLYWWVVSPFHAIIFPYMRSNILKAARKLT, from the coding sequence ATGGATAATCAACTTCCTCCCACTTTGCATTATCAAGCTCAAAACCCGCATCGGCGCGTACTGGTCACCGGTGCGACAGGCTACATTGGCGGCAGGTTGATTACTGAATTACTCGCTGCCGGTTTCCAAGTTCGGGCCACCTCCAGGAAAAAAACAAGTCTTCAGCGCTTTGACTGGTACGAGGACGTCGAGGCAGTGGAAGCGGATCTGACTGACGTGGCTGAGTTAGATACGTTATTTAAGGATGTAGACGTTGTTTACTACCTAGTGCATTCCATGGGCGGCAAGGATGTTGATTTTGAGGAGCAGGAGCAGCTCACTGCTGAAAATGTGATCCAAGCTTCTGATCAAGCCGGGATAAAACAGATCGTCTACCTTTCTGGCTTACACCCGCGTGATCGAGAAATAGAAGAGTTATCTAAGCACATGCGCTCACGGGAAAAGGTCGCCCAGATTTTGCTGGCTGGCCAGACGCCAGCTTTAATTTTAAGGGCGGCCACAATTATCGGTTCCGGCTCTGCATCGTTTGAAATAATCCGTCATCTCACGGAGCGTTTGCCTAGAATGATAGCGCCGCAGTGGATTACTAATCAGATTGAGCCTTTAGCAATACGGGATGTTTTGCATTACTTAATCTCGGCGGCTGATTTAATGGTTCCAGTTAACCGCTCCTGCGATATTGGGTGTGGAAAGTCATATGAATTTGCGGATCTATTGCGTATCTATGCAGATGTTCGGGGATTGAAGCGTCATGTAAATTCCGTTCCCCTCAACTTGCCCATGGACAGGCTATCCGGGCTCTGGATTAGTCTAGTTACACCTGTTCCATTTCAATTGTCCTTCCCTTTAGCTCAATCAATGGCTGAGGATGCCGTCACTGAAGAGCACAGCATTAGAGATATCATTTCAGATCCACCAGATGGTTTTATCGAATATCGGGAAGCGGTGGAGCTGGCATTAGCTGCAGAAGTTGATCGTGGAGTTCCTACGTCATGGGATCGAAGCTGGACCGTACAACAACCGTGGGCTAGCCAGCCTACTGATCCAGAGTGGGCGGGCAAAGCTGTTTATGAAGACGTCCGCACAGAAGATACTGATCTCCGAGCAGCGCAGGTCTGGCCGATCATTGAAGGTTTGGGTGGCGTAAACGGCTGGTATTCTGCACCACTGCTATGGCGATTGCGGGGTATCGCTGACAAACTCATCGGCGGTCCAGGTTTGGGCGGACGGCGGGATCCCCGTCATTTGAAACTTGGGGATCGCATCGATTGGTGGCGGGTTACTGAGATCGATCCACCACATAGATTAGTGCTCACCGCAGAGATGAAAGTAGATGGTGGCGCTTGGCTAATCCTGGAAGTCGAGGACAAGGAAAATGGCGGATCTACTTATACCCAGCGCGCAATATTTGAGCCCAAGGGTTTGCCCGGTTATCTCTATTGGTGGGTTGTTTCACCATTCCACGCGATTATTTTTCCTTATATGCGTTCCAATATTTTAAAAGCTGCTCGTAAACTCACTTAA
- a CDS encoding ABC transporter ATP-binding protein: protein MTAATDNAPPVLLAQDLTMIYGKGSTEVRALDGISLQVSSGKWTSIMGQSGSGKTTLLQCLSGLAQPTSGTVTLSKDNITLSSLSENKRAKLRRTHISMVFQDFNLVPILSVKDNILLPLRLAHNKVDKQWFEHITSVLKIDNRLRHLPGELSGGQQQRAAIARALISRPDIVIADEPTGSLDSVTSNAVLDLFRSIVDDFGQSLVFVTHDKDAAHRGDVLVTMRDGKIIGHEDLRVNR from the coding sequence TTGACCGCTGCCACAGATAATGCCCCACCAGTGCTCTTAGCTCAGGATCTAACAATGATCTACGGGAAAGGCTCAACAGAAGTTCGGGCTCTTGATGGCATTTCTTTGCAGGTTTCATCTGGTAAATGGACGTCTATCATGGGCCAATCGGGCTCTGGTAAAACAACCTTGTTGCAGTGCTTGTCTGGTTTGGCGCAGCCAACGTCTGGAACGGTGACGCTTAGTAAAGACAACATCACGTTGAGTTCGCTTTCTGAAAATAAACGCGCAAAGCTGCGTCGCACGCACATCAGCATGGTGTTTCAGGATTTCAACTTGGTGCCCATTTTGTCGGTGAAGGACAATATTTTGTTGCCGCTGCGGCTTGCGCATAACAAGGTGGATAAGCAGTGGTTTGAACACATCACCAGCGTTTTGAAGATTGATAATCGTTTGCGTCATTTACCTGGTGAGTTATCGGGTGGTCAACAACAGCGGGCAGCGATCGCTAGAGCGTTGATTTCACGGCCGGATATTGTCATTGCGGATGAGCCGACGGGAAGTTTGGATTCTGTCACCAGTAACGCGGTGTTGGATTTGTTTCGCAGCATTGTTGATGATTTCGGACAGTCGCTTGTGTTTGTCACTCACGATAAAGATGCAGCGCATCGTGGTGATGTGTTGGTGACGATGCGTGATGGCAAGATCATCGGACATGAGGATTTGCGGGTGAATCGTTAA
- a CDS encoding cryptochrome/photolyase family protein has product MHDRQNSPTLLWFRDDLRLSDNVALKWAADHGPVIGLFIDETSYRSIGAAARWWREQSLKALAQDLSSYGVPLLRCAGNPLEIVPEIVSEMKIKAVTWNRRYHQPLCEVDATLKKNLRNMGLEVHSHPGFLLTEPWEVSTAAGTPYKVYTPFSKAAWDVAEINVSKIATTSEPVPSNLTGPANVEMPSILEIKQPFWAKKLAKNCAPGEKNASKKLFDFLENLQDYPQARDSLARSATSKLSAHLRFGEISIHRVWAETAAADSQGTNLFLKELLWRDFAWHRLYALPHMDTQNVRTQFNCFGWSWDPSEKDKLNSPSTPLTPTKADQFHEDLAAWRAGKTGIPLVDAGMRELWATGSMHNRARMVVASFLTKNLQIHWRHGEEWFWETLVDADPASNAFNWQWAAGSGDDASPYFRIFNPVTQAKKFDPDDTYIRRWVPEYGTPSYPDPIVDLKESRQIALDAYSAIK; this is encoded by the coding sequence ATGCATGATCGACAAAACTCTCCCACCCTTCTATGGTTCCGCGATGACCTCCGATTAAGTGATAATGTCGCCTTAAAATGGGCCGCTGATCACGGTCCCGTAATTGGACTTTTCATTGACGAAACCAGTTATCGTAGTATTGGAGCCGCAGCGCGGTGGTGGCGGGAGCAGAGCCTAAAAGCCTTAGCTCAAGATCTTTCTTCCTATGGAGTGCCTTTGCTACGATGCGCGGGTAATCCACTTGAAATAGTGCCAGAGATAGTATCCGAGATGAAAATTAAAGCTGTCACGTGGAATCGACGCTATCATCAACCACTATGCGAAGTAGATGCCACTCTCAAAAAAAATCTCCGCAATATGGGACTCGAAGTTCATAGCCACCCAGGATTTTTACTCACTGAACCTTGGGAAGTTAGTACAGCTGCCGGAACTCCCTACAAAGTCTATACACCTTTTTCCAAGGCAGCATGGGATGTAGCTGAAATAAACGTCTCTAAAATAGCTACAACTAGTGAGCCTGTCCCCTCAAACTTAACAGGACCCGCGAATGTAGAGATGCCAAGCATCCTAGAAATAAAACAGCCTTTTTGGGCCAAGAAGTTAGCCAAGAACTGTGCTCCGGGTGAAAAAAATGCTTCGAAAAAACTTTTTGATTTTTTGGAAAATCTACAGGACTACCCGCAAGCTCGCGACAGCTTAGCCCGATCCGCTACGAGTAAATTATCTGCTCATTTAAGGTTTGGTGAGATCAGCATCCACCGCGTGTGGGCAGAAACTGCAGCAGCAGACAGTCAAGGAACTAATTTGTTTCTCAAAGAACTTCTTTGGAGAGATTTTGCGTGGCATCGACTTTATGCCCTGCCACACATGGACACGCAAAACGTTCGTACGCAATTTAATTGTTTCGGATGGTCTTGGGACCCGAGTGAAAAAGATAAACTTAACTCTCCATCCACCCCTCTTACCCCCACCAAAGCTGACCAATTCCATGAGGATTTAGCAGCATGGCGTGCAGGGAAAACCGGAATCCCGCTCGTCGACGCTGGCATGCGAGAATTGTGGGCCACTGGGTCGATGCACAATCGCGCCAGAATGGTAGTAGCTAGTTTCTTAACCAAAAATCTCCAGATCCATTGGCGTCATGGTGAAGAATGGTTTTGGGAAACTCTCGTAGATGCTGATCCCGCTTCTAATGCTTTCAACTGGCAATGGGCTGCAGGAAGCGGAGATGACGCTTCGCCTTATTTCCGTATTTTTAATCCAGTCACCCAAGCGAAAAAATTTGATCCAGATGATACTTATATTCGTCGCTGGGTACCCGAATATGGAACACCATCCTATCCGGATCCCATCGTCGATCTGAAAGAATCCCGTCAAATCGCTTTAGACGCCTACTCTGCGATTAAGTGA
- a CDS encoding MarR family winged helix-turn-helix transcriptional regulator, translated as MLNMQEPDKIHPAESPLPNIYDVKTSDPKSELVDRSGMSEEDIAQIGRLMKSLANLRDVERSIGEASARYMELSAPDMRALHYLIVAGNAGEVVTPGMLGAHLKLSPASVTKTLNRLEKGGHIVRKVHPVDRRAFALTVTDATRGEAMRTLGKHQARRFDAAKRLTPQEREVVIRFLQDMTQELSLSNAPWLNTE; from the coding sequence ATGCTGAATATGCAGGAACCAGATAAAATCCATCCGGCAGAATCTCCACTTCCTAATATTTATGACGTGAAAACTAGTGATCCCAAAAGTGAATTAGTTGATCGTTCTGGCATGTCGGAAGAAGACATTGCGCAAATCGGGCGGCTAATGAAGTCGCTGGCAAATCTTCGCGATGTGGAACGTAGTATTGGTGAAGCCTCGGCACGTTATATGGAGCTAAGTGCCCCTGATATGCGAGCTTTGCACTATTTGATTGTGGCAGGCAATGCGGGCGAAGTGGTGACTCCAGGAATGCTTGGAGCTCACCTTAAGCTTTCCCCGGCATCTGTAACAAAGACGCTCAATAGGCTAGAAAAAGGTGGACATATTGTTCGTAAGGTGCACCCCGTCGACCGCAGGGCTTTCGCCCTCACGGTCACTGATGCCACTCGTGGAGAGGCGATGCGGACGCTTGGTAAGCATCAGGCGCGTCGTTTTGATGCCGCTAAACGATTAACTCCACAAGAGCGTGAAGTGGTTATCCGATTCCTTCAGGATATGACGCAGGAGTTATCCCTTAGTAATGCACCATGGCTTAACACGGAGTAG
- a CDS encoding glycosyltransferase family 2 protein yields the protein MTIEIHRSISIVIPCLNDAVLLEQCLSSISAQTVQPEEVIVVDNGSTDNSVEVANRMGARVVHEPLKGITWASAAGYNSARGDLIVRFDADCVIPPDYLSHVICIWNRSEKTPGRTVVALTGAGNFDIPGRRGEWLAALYLGAYRWSTKQALGHYPIFGSNSVISRQWWEDVKERITLSKTFVHEDMYFSFFVRPHETVWFQKSLKVSMHPRALMGVRQSFIRLVRGFYTIKTAWEREPVQQRLKSRRNWS from the coding sequence ATGACAATCGAAATCCACCGCAGTATCAGTATCGTGATTCCTTGTCTAAACGATGCGGTACTTCTGGAACAATGTTTAAGCTCAATTAGTGCTCAAACTGTTCAGCCTGAAGAAGTGATTGTCGTCGATAACGGTAGCACTGATAACTCAGTCGAAGTAGCAAATCGTATGGGGGCTAGAGTAGTTCATGAACCACTCAAGGGCATCACTTGGGCCAGCGCCGCTGGATACAATTCTGCACGAGGTGACCTCATCGTTCGTTTTGACGCAGATTGTGTAATTCCACCTGATTATCTTAGCCACGTTATCTGCATTTGGAATCGCAGTGAAAAGACGCCCGGTCGCACTGTAGTCGCTTTAACAGGCGCCGGCAATTTCGATATTCCTGGTCGTAGAGGTGAGTGGCTAGCTGCACTCTATCTGGGTGCCTATCGATGGTCTACGAAACAAGCACTAGGACACTATCCGATTTTTGGTTCCAATTCCGTTATTAGTCGGCAATGGTGGGAGGATGTAAAAGAAAGAATAACGTTATCAAAAACTTTTGTTCATGAAGATATGTATTTTTCTTTCTTTGTTCGCCCGCATGAGACTGTCTGGTTTCAGAAAAGTTTAAAAGTTTCTATGCATCCTCGTGCCTTGATGGGGGTTCGACAGTCTTTTATTCGATTGGTGCGGGGATTTTATACTATTAAAACTGCTTGGGAAAGAGAACCAGTTCAGCAGCGATTGAAATCTAGAAGAAATTGGTCCTGA